A genome region from Anopheles stephensi strain Indian chromosome 2, UCI_ANSTEP_V1.0, whole genome shotgun sequence includes the following:
- the LOC118503517 gene encoding septation initiation network scaffold protein cdc11-like produces the protein MSRNSVLCFLVVVFTVGCTIGRKLECNEHRANECEISNFTIVESMDLSEYEFPDHPHLAFGTYPHSDDSTYVVAIDKELADRLQSTEKLEMQNVSLQTMVLWTNLRSLDASHNYFFELIVEPGQNYQLRELNLSYNRFQSIDFVQALPALRTLDLRHNYLESLSFSLFDMATELWKLNLANNRIQTISTDGSLHLPRLSTLLLHDNLLSVLDASEWRFSMLQELNVARNRLRYLSMCEVNHSFPHLQTLYMDENRWECGHLNATIRQLHQLGVKAMAYYDTEDQEHCSKAIDEICCY, from the exons ATGTCCCGGAACAGTGTGCTGTG tttTCTAGTGGTGGTGTTCACGGTCGGGTGCACCATCGGCCGCAAGCTGGAGTGTAACGAGCATCGGGCAAATGAATGCGAAATCTCCAACTTTACCATCGTCGAATCGATGGACCTGTCCGAGTACGAGTTTCCCGATCATCCGCATCTAGCGTTCGGTACCTATCCACACTCGGACGACTCGACGTACGTGGTCGCTATCGATAAGGAGCTAGCCGATCGGCTACAGTCAACCGAAAAACTGGAAATGCAAAACGTTTCCCTGCAGACGATGGTGCTGTGGACGAATCTGCGCTCGCTCGATGCGTCCCACAACTACTTCTTCGAGCTGATCGTTGAGCCGGGCCAAAACTATCAGCTGCGCGAGCTCAACCTCAGCTACAATCGCTTCCAGTCGATCGACTTCGTGCAAGCGCTGCCCGCCCTGCGTACGCTCGATCTGCGCCACAACTATCTCGAGTCGCTGAGCTTTTCGCTGTTCGACATGGCCACCGAGCTGTGGAAGCTGAACCTGGCCAACAACCGCATCCAGACCATCTCGACCGACGGGTCACTGCATCTGCCCCGCCTTTCGACCCTGCTGCTGCACGACAATCTGCTGAGCGTGCTGGACGCTAGCGAGTGGAGGTTCAGCATGCTGCAGGAGCTGAACGTGGCCCGCAACCGATTGCGCTATCTGAGCATGTGCGAGGTGAACCATTCCTTTCCCCATCTGCAGACGCTCTACATGGACGAGAATCGTTGGGAGTGTGGACACCTGAACGCCACCATACGTCAGCTGCATCAGCTCGGGGTTAAGGCGATGGCGTACTACGACACAGAGGACCAGGAGCACTGCAGCAAAGCGATCGACGAAATCTGCTGCTATTAG